A region of Ignavibacteriota bacterium DNA encodes the following proteins:
- the ruvA gene encoding Holliday junction branch migration protein RuvA: MIASLNGKLISRSTTAAVVECGGVGYFVNVSIATSDKLPEIGQNVFLLTVFQMREDAVNLYGFSSESEREAFNMLTSVSGIGAKTSLGILSSVSPESLSNFIINQNLPALQKMPGIGKKTAERLCFELRDKAINLLGSDSSISPVTPNQAIVNESVAALIALGYNKNTAEKAVKSAQSSISGELKIENLIKVALKYTMN; this comes from the coding sequence ATGATAGCAAGTTTGAACGGTAAATTAATAAGCAGAAGTACCACTGCTGCTGTCGTAGAATGCGGCGGTGTAGGGTATTTTGTAAATGTGTCAATAGCAACATCCGATAAATTGCCTGAAATCGGACAGAATGTTTTTTTACTTACAGTTTTCCAAATGCGGGAAGATGCAGTAAACCTGTATGGATTTTCATCAGAAAGTGAGCGTGAAGCTTTCAATATGCTGACTTCAGTATCAGGTATAGGTGCAAAAACATCATTAGGAATACTTTCATCTGTATCACCCGAATCACTTTCAAATTTCATAATTAACCAAAATCTGCCGGCACTTCAGAAAATGCCAGGTATTGGTAAAAAAACAGCTGAGAGACTTTGCTTTGAGCTTCGCGACAAAGCAATTAATCTCTTAGGTTCCGACAGTTCAATTAGTCCGGTTACCCCGAATCAGGCAATTGTCAATGAATCAGTTGCTGCTCTGATTGCTCTCGGATATAACAAAAATACTGCCGAAAAAGCTGTGAAATCTGCTCAAAGCTCAATTTCAGGCGAACTTAAAATTGAAAATCTTATAAAAGTTGCTTTAAAATATACGATGAATTAA
- a CDS encoding carboxymuconolactone decarboxylase family protein, translating into MDTIPKQFTDFGKNYPEVMKAYEELGSSVHNAGPLDNKTRSLIKLSLAIGGRLEGAVHAHVRKALTAGCNAEEIRQTVLLALPTLGMPAMMMAMTWVDDILGNQ; encoded by the coding sequence ATGGATACTATTCCAAAACAATTCACAGATTTTGGCAAAAATTACCCTGAAGTGATGAAAGCTTATGAAGAGCTTGGTTCATCCGTTCACAATGCGGGACCTTTGGATAATAAAACCCGTAGTTTGATTAAGCTTTCTCTTGCAATTGGTGGTCGTCTTGAAGGTGCAGTTCATGCCCACGTAAGAAAAGCGTTAACAGCCGGCTGTAATGCCGAAGAAATCCGTCAGACTGTCCTTCTTGCACTTCCAACTCTTGGAATGCCTGCTATGATGATGGCAATGACATGGGTTGACGATATTTTAGGTAATCAGTAA
- a CDS encoding NADH-quinone oxidoreductase subunit I — MNNTKNTESERMNFWEKLYIPEIARGLGLTLAEMFKPKFTRQYPEERWEPEGSYRGRPVLVNEESGERCVACGLCSRVCPALAIEVQAGETEREKERFPTKFEINMLRCIYCGFCEEVCPEEAIVMSKDYELVFQSQDDAIMDKEKLLVPVAQLQDRLEFLRQYR; from the coding sequence ATGAATAACACTAAAAATACAGAATCTGAAAGAATGAATTTTTGGGAAAAATTATATATTCCCGAGATAGCACGTGGCCTTGGCTTGACTTTAGCCGAGATGTTCAAACCCAAGTTTACAAGACAGTATCCTGAAGAACGTTGGGAGCCTGAAGGTTCTTACCGTGGAAGACCTGTTCTAGTAAATGAAGAATCCGGCGAACGTTGTGTTGCTTGTGGATTGTGCTCCAGAGTTTGCCCGGCGCTTGCTATTGAAGTGCAGGCAGGGGAAACCGAACGTGAAAAAGAAAGGTTCCCTACTAAATTTGAAATTAATATGCTCAGATGTATTTATTGCGGATTCTGCGAAGAAGTTTGCCCTGAAGAAGCAATTGTTATGAGCAAAGACTACGAACTTGTGTTCCAAAGTCAGGATGATGCAATTATGGACAAAGAAAAACTTCTTGTACCTGTTGCACAACTTCAGGACAGACTTGAGTTTCTAAGACAATACAGATAA
- a CDS encoding T9SS type A sorting domain-containing protein codes for MNFNNKSLESYFKSARNHKSPITDEKMRHLIENSDNFPSSNFINKRKGILTMTLSSLIIAGLIYFGLNTTSFENISNVQSNIEITYDHNISNKLNVEHQSAAHSEIPIEYEQTTNDATKTLQKEYNQNDKIQGLNSITLNEDYLEVFGVSIDTKNQNGEIITGIGFSTKMSPTAAIYSVYTLSHGSTHRFDKITENDTTKHIRLAPEALTNFKGGIYLYSSNIFIESNELDEFFPFRSEFNDFMNINFHSSISEFIIPENIKLNLSKLQSIFKEFSFKNDGQDEINNEIKLLLTKMNEYFQKIKVDLSFKDTSSTSKHDMTFTFFKDESNKDSLSNEDIKYYDDLGSNVQFVQHPVRMIDFLKIDYPVLSAKVELINEQFQNYVFSNKMVAIEIPTNKDKTEGFIFWYKPSQELIELLPAKYSKQLAKEFKLLEKEEAICGADINVEETYLDIWRTCSGSIENLRVFPNPVETELTVKFDLKESRNIQISIYDLEGNKIMDLKKAGYNSGINTEFLDLTKLVPGIYIIAVQSNNNEITMQRIIKK; via the coding sequence ATGAATTTTAATAATAAATCTTTAGAAAGCTATTTTAAATCTGCAAGGAATCATAAATCACCGATTACCGATGAGAAAATGCGACATCTTATCGAAAACAGTGATAATTTTCCTTCATCGAATTTTATTAACAAACGAAAAGGAATCCTGACTATGACTTTATCATCATTAATTATTGCCGGACTGATTTATTTCGGTCTGAATACCACATCTTTTGAGAATATTTCAAATGTTCAATCAAATATTGAGATAACTTATGACCATAATATTAGCAACAAACTGAATGTGGAACATCAATCAGCAGCTCATTCAGAAATACCAATTGAATACGAACAAACTACAAATGACGCTACTAAAACTTTGCAGAAGGAATACAATCAAAACGATAAAATTCAGGGATTAAATTCTATAACTTTAAATGAAGATTATTTAGAAGTGTTTGGTGTTTCAATTGATACAAAAAATCAAAATGGAGAAATAATTACAGGTATTGGATTCAGCACAAAAATGAGTCCAACAGCTGCGATTTATTCAGTGTACACACTATCTCACGGCTCTACACACAGATTTGACAAAATTACTGAAAATGATACAACAAAGCATATCAGATTGGCTCCTGAAGCATTAACAAACTTTAAAGGAGGGATTTATTTATATTCAAGTAATATTTTTATCGAGAGTAATGAGTTAGACGAGTTTTTTCCGTTTAGAAGTGAGTTTAATGATTTTATGAATATTAACTTTCATTCTTCGATAAGTGAATTTATAATTCCGGAAAATATTAAATTGAATTTAAGTAAATTACAAAGTATTTTCAAAGAATTTTCTTTTAAGAATGACGGTCAAGATGAAATCAACAATGAAATAAAATTACTGCTCACCAAAATGAATGAATATTTCCAAAAAATCAAAGTGGATTTATCATTCAAGGATACGAGTTCAACTTCAAAACATGATATGACATTTACATTTTTTAAAGATGAATCCAACAAAGACAGTTTGTCAAATGAAGATATCAAATACTACGATGACTTAGGTAGCAATGTTCAATTTGTTCAGCATCCGGTTAGAATGATTGATTTTCTGAAAATTGATTATCCCGTACTTTCGGCTAAAGTTGAATTAATTAATGAGCAGTTTCAAAATTACGTTTTCTCCAACAAAATGGTAGCTATCGAAATTCCCACAAATAAAGATAAAACAGAAGGTTTTATATTTTGGTACAAACCATCTCAGGAGCTTATTGAATTGCTACCGGCTAAATACAGCAAACAACTCGCAAAGGAATTTAAATTACTTGAAAAGGAAGAAGCTATATGCGGTGCTGATATTAACGTAGAAGAAACATACCTTGATATTTGGAGAACTTGTAGTGGTTCAATTGAGAATTTGAGAGTTTTCCCAAATCCTGTGGAAACTGAACTCACAGTCAAGTTTGATTTAAAAGAATCAAGAAATATTCAAATTTCAATATATGATTTGGAAGGTAATAAAATCATGGATTTGAAAAAAGCCGGCTATAATTCTGGGATTAATACTGAATTTCTTGACTTGACAAAATTAGTTCCGGGAATTTATATAATAGCTGTTCAAAGTAACAATAATGAAATTACAATGCAAAGAATCATAAAAAAATAA
- a CDS encoding OmpA family protein, protein MESVDWMLDEDKRSIPVLDKPLEFTLTAYDIKSNKAVSDKGIIEIEQITVQKKRTSGVADKQIDNYSLILFDFDKSDISFNNKEIIGFVKSRLNADSKVEITGYTDRTGDDTYNKRLSERRASTVNGELKHKGSTFKGIGKEILLYDNDFPEGRFYCRTVNIRVENEIK, encoded by the coding sequence ATGGAAAGTGTTGACTGGATGCTTGACGAAGACAAACGTAGTATTCCTGTTTTGGATAAACCTCTTGAATTTACTCTTACTGCATACGATATTAAATCAAACAAAGCAGTATCTGACAAGGGCATAATCGAAATTGAGCAAATTACTGTTCAGAAAAAACGAACTTCAGGTGTGGCAGATAAACAAATTGACAATTATAGTTTGATACTTTTTGATTTTGATAAATCTGATATCAGCTTCAATAATAAAGAGATTATTGGTTTTGTTAAAAGCCGACTAAACGCTGACTCAAAAGTTGAAATTACAGGCTATACTGACAGAACCGGAGATGATACGTACAACAAGCGTCTTTCAGAGCGTAGAGCCTCTACTGTGAATGGAGAACTGAAACATAAGGGAAGCACATTCAAGGGCATTGGAAAAGAAATTCTCCTTTATGATAATGATTTTCCAGAAGGCAGATTTTATTGCAGAACTGTAAATATTAGAGTAGAAAACGAAATTAAGTGA
- a CDS encoding molybdenum cofactor guanylyltransferase: MKTDKLLLPFANSNLPEYIHSKISEIFSNILIISNSKNVYIPDCQVYKDIIQSIGPIAGIHSALSNSKTYNSFIIGGDIPFFNPDAIMFLKDNLFQHDIIIFSENGRNQYLFGFYSKKIIPKIEQMVNDVKIDDKPKVKLSMRDLLENTNSKVVEITELPFYHPHFFYNINTAENYADAQLILRNLS, from the coding sequence ATGAAAACCGATAAGTTGCTGTTACCTTTCGCTAATAGCAACTTACCGGAGTATATTCATTCTAAAATTTCTGAAATTTTTTCGAATATTTTAATTATCAGCAATTCTAAAAATGTCTATATTCCGGATTGCCAAGTATATAAAGATATAATTCAATCAATAGGACCAATTGCAGGGATACATTCCGCACTTTCAAATTCCAAAACATACAATAGCTTTATTATTGGTGGCGACATCCCGTTTTTCAATCCTGATGCAATCATGTTTTTGAAAGATAATTTGTTTCAGCATGATATTATTATTTTTTCTGAAAATGGAAGAAATCAATATCTGTTTGGATTCTATTCAAAGAAAATAATTCCCAAAATTGAGCAAATGGTTAATGATGTAAAAATTGATGACAAGCCAAAAGTAAAATTATCTATGCGGGATTTGCTCGAGAATACAAACTCAAAGGTTGTTGAAATTACTGAATTGCCATTCTATCATCCGCACTTTTTCTATAATATAAATACTGCGGAAAATTATGCCGATGCCCAACTAATCCTTAGAAATTTGAGCTGA
- a CDS encoding molybdopterin-dependent oxidoreductase codes for MPHIFIDGKKIETKPGKTIIEAAYDNGFQVPHFCWHPELSVAGNCRMCLVEVGMPKRLPDGSNEVDDNGNPVVTYFPKLQIACGTPITDGMYVNLNKPKVIEAQEAVMEFLLINHPLDCPICDEAGECKLQEYAFNHSSGKSRFEETKNHKDKRQKWGPNVMYDAERCISCSRCIRYAKEVAKQDVLTFVQRGDHVTIKLSEGTEFDNPYSMNVIEICPVGALTSPDFRFKSRVWDMSFNDSISFADSTGSNTKLGVRNNEILRVQPRTNMFINKYWLSDDARLNHYEFVNKNRISEPSIKVDGLNQVVSWQEAYQETAKRLGKFKSNEVFFLSSAKATNEDNYIFQKFARQIFKSSNIDFLTHIDKSFEDKFLGVADRTPNTNGAIETGAKSIEGSLKAADLAELIDSGRIKALFVMEEDFRNHEHIIGHLEKLDLLVVMYYNNNKITEIADIVLAASTYAEIEGTYTNKDKRVQHLTPALITKENLRFMGMKMSRLDKFGAFNDRWTQHEARNCKQSWRIIAGIANAMGAAWKYANSEAVFDEIVEKIPSFKYMSYDKLDLHQGLVLNRADRPDNVMHIYESHVMKPD; via the coding sequence ATGCCTCATATTTTCATAGATGGTAAGAAAATTGAAACAAAGCCGGGTAAAACTATCATTGAAGCAGCCTACGATAACGGATTTCAGGTGCCGCACTTTTGTTGGCATCCGGAGCTTTCTGTTGCAGGGAACTGCCGAATGTGCCTTGTCGAAGTTGGTATGCCGAAGAGACTTCCCGACGGTTCGAACGAAGTTGACGACAATGGTAATCCCGTAGTTACTTATTTCCCTAAACTTCAGATTGCTTGTGGAACTCCGATTACTGATGGTATGTATGTAAATCTTAATAAACCAAAAGTAATCGAAGCTCAGGAAGCTGTAATGGAATTCCTTTTGATTAATCACCCGCTGGATTGTCCTATTTGTGATGAAGCCGGAGAGTGTAAACTTCAGGAGTACGCTTTCAACCATTCTTCCGGTAAGAGCAGATTTGAAGAAACAAAAAATCACAAAGATAAACGCCAGAAATGGGGTCCAAACGTAATGTATGATGCTGAGCGTTGTATTTCTTGCTCACGCTGCATACGCTATGCTAAAGAAGTAGCTAAGCAGGATGTTCTTACATTCGTACAGAGAGGCGACCATGTTACTATTAAGCTTTCCGAAGGGACTGAATTTGATAATCCATATTCAATGAATGTTATTGAAATATGTCCTGTTGGTGCTCTAACAAGCCCTGACTTCAGATTCAAATCAAGAGTTTGGGATATGAGTTTCAATGATTCGATATCTTTTGCAGATTCAACAGGAAGTAATACAAAATTAGGCGTTCGTAATAATGAAATTCTCCGCGTTCAGCCACGGACCAATATGTTTATCAATAAATATTGGCTAAGTGATGATGCCAGATTAAATCATTACGAATTTGTCAATAAAAACAGAATTTCCGAGCCTTCAATCAAAGTTGATGGTTTGAATCAGGTCGTTTCGTGGCAGGAAGCATATCAGGAAACTGCCAAAAGATTAGGGAAATTCAAATCAAATGAAGTATTTTTCTTGTCTTCTGCTAAGGCTACAAACGAAGATAATTATATATTTCAGAAATTTGCCCGTCAGATATTTAAATCTTCTAATATTGACTTTTTAACGCATATTGACAAATCTTTTGAAGATAAGTTCCTTGGTGTTGCCGACAGGACACCGAATACAAACGGTGCTATCGAAACCGGTGCAAAATCTATTGAAGGAAGCCTTAAAGCTGCTGACCTTGCCGAATTGATTGACAGCGGCAGAATCAAAGCATTATTTGTAATGGAAGAGGATTTCAGAAATCACGAGCATATAATCGGACACCTTGAGAAATTGGATTTATTGGTTGTGATGTATTACAACAATAATAAGATTACTGAAATTGCCGATATTGTGCTTGCAGCTTCTACCTATGCAGAAATTGAAGGTACCTACACAAATAAAGACAAGCGTGTTCAGCACTTAACACCTGCACTTATTACGAAAGAAAATTTGCGGTTTATGGGTATGAAAATGAGTCGCTTGGATAAATTCGGGGCTTTCAATGACAGGTGGACACAGCATGAAGCCAGAAATTGCAAACAATCATGGAGAATTATCGCCGGAATTGCAAATGCAATGGGAGCAGCATGGAAGTATGCAAATTCTGAAGCCGTATTTGACGAAATTGTTGAAAAAATTCCGTCATTCAAATATATGAGTTATGATAAATTAGACTTACATCAGGGATTGGTTTTAAACAGAGCCGACAGACCTGACAATGTTATGCACATTTATGAATCTCATGTGATGAAACCAGATTAA
- a CDS encoding molecular chaperone TorD family protein, with the protein MELITKKIQAINILTALFCQPENDILAGKDIYIHLQNALKDFSDNAFESATKLNELYNQKSEIENLADYTKIFMGPFEAIAHPYSSVYFGERTLMNDTTEWVLRFYNETGVGYDEEMKDMPDHLVIELEFLYHLNFHLLESINNNDLEQMKFFYERETEFFNKHFAVWIPIFCKKIYEFPINDFYTELAKCLEHFVNDYKIYKPFNN; encoded by the coding sequence ATGGAATTAATCACAAAAAAAATTCAGGCAATAAATATCCTAACAGCATTATTCTGTCAGCCCGAAAATGATATTCTTGCCGGTAAAGATATTTATATACACCTTCAAAATGCACTAAAAGACTTTTCGGATAATGCATTTGAAAGTGCTACAAAACTAAATGAACTTTATAATCAAAAAAGTGAAATAGAAAATCTTGCTGATTATACAAAAATTTTCATGGGACCATTTGAGGCAATAGCTCATCCTTATAGTTCTGTATATTTTGGCGAGAGAACATTAATGAATGACACTACCGAATGGGTTCTCAGATTTTATAATGAAACAGGTGTCGGCTATGACGAAGAAATGAAGGATATGCCTGACCATTTAGTTATAGAATTAGAATTTTTGTATCATCTCAATTTTCATTTGCTTGAAAGCATCAATAATAATGATTTAGAGCAAATGAAGTTTTTCTACGAGCGTGAAACTGAATTTTTCAATAAACATTTTGCAGTTTGGATTCCAATTTTCTGCAAAAAAATATACGAATTTCCAATTAATGACTTTTATACAGAACTTGCAAAATGTTTGGAACATTTTGTTAACGATTACAAAATATATAAACCATTTAATAATTAA
- the nusB gene encoding transcription antitermination factor NusB → MLSKSDLETIISHSVDREFNFGDEVEEILKDKILKPEEVFELEADIPIKWSSGDLNFLKNLIEKVLISSMDTDERIKGMSNNWELERINLIDRILIHIARAEFQYFEEIPPKVTINEIIDIAKKYSTNKSGYFVNGVLDALFIKLKNEELIIKKGRGLIEK, encoded by the coding sequence ATGCTATCCAAGTCTGACCTCGAAACCATTATATCCCACTCTGTTGACAGAGAATTCAATTTTGGAGATGAAGTTGAAGAAATTCTTAAAGATAAAATTCTCAAACCTGAGGAAGTATTTGAACTCGAAGCAGATATTCCAATTAAATGGTCATCCGGTGACCTGAATTTCCTAAAGAATTTGATTGAAAAAGTCCTGATTTCATCAATGGATACTGACGAAAGAATCAAAGGTATGTCGAATAACTGGGAGTTGGAAAGAATAAATCTAATTGACAGAATTTTAATTCATATTGCACGTGCCGAATTTCAGTATTTTGAAGAAATTCCTCCCAAAGTTACCATCAACGAAATTATTGATATAGCCAAGAAATACTCTACTAACAAAAGCGGTTATTTTGTCAACGGTGTTTTAGATGCTTTATTCATCAAATTGAAAAACGAAGAGTTGATTATAAAAAAAGGTAGAGGACTAATTGAAAAATAG
- the nuoH gene encoding NADH-quinone oxidoreductase subunit NuoH gives MPEILWIVIEASVKALALVAGIQLMAALNVYLERKISAFAQGRIGPNRVGPFGTLQPFADVFKLFMKEDIVPKNADKFFHALAPVLSLSIAIAVWAVIPFSSYIQIGDRIIYLGIAPDINIGLLYILAMTSVGVYGITLAGWSSNNKYSLLGGLRSAAQMISYELSMGLALVGVVLITGSLAMNDIVNDQVNNWGGWRWNIFIQPVGFIIFLIASFAETNRAPFDLPEAEPELVGGFNTEYSGMKFGMFFLAEYANMTTSAVLIVLIYLGGWALPVPPETLGLEQGSILLAAAHFGVFFAKVLLLLFFFIWVRWSIPRFRYDQLMNLGWKVLLPLALLNVLVTALGVIFLK, from the coding sequence ATGCCCGAAATACTTTGGATTGTAATTGAAGCATCAGTCAAAGCGCTTGCATTAGTTGCAGGTATTCAGCTTATGGCTGCTCTGAATGTATATCTTGAGAGAAAAATTTCTGCATTTGCGCAGGGACGTATAGGTCCAAATCGTGTAGGACCTTTTGGAACTTTGCAACCTTTTGCAGATGTATTCAAATTATTTATGAAAGAAGATATTGTGCCAAAAAATGCTGATAAATTTTTTCATGCATTGGCACCTGTTCTTTCGTTAAGTATAGCTATTGCAGTTTGGGCTGTGATTCCTTTTTCAAGCTATATTCAAATCGGTGATAGAATCATATATTTAGGTATAGCACCCGATATAAATATCGGTTTACTTTACATACTGGCTATGACATCAGTTGGTGTTTACGGGATTACACTTGCCGGCTGGTCGTCAAATAATAAATATTCGCTTTTGGGTGGACTACGTTCAGCTGCACAGATGATTTCTTACGAACTATCTATGGGGCTTGCTTTAGTCGGAGTTGTTCTCATTACAGGTTCTCTTGCAATGAATGATATTGTAAATGACCAGGTAAACAACTGGGGTGGCTGGAGATGGAATATATTCATACAGCCTGTTGGTTTTATAATATTCCTCATTGCATCATTTGCGGAGACAAATCGTGCTCCGTTTGACCTTCCTGAAGCAGAGCCTGAACTTGTCGGTGGTTTCAATACTGAATATTCCGGTATGAAATTCGGTATGTTTTTCCTTGCTGAATACGCAAATATGACAACTTCGGCTGTTCTTATCGTTTTGATATATCTTGGCGGTTGGGCATTACCTGTACCCCCTGAAACTTTAGGACTTGAGCAGGGCTCAATTCTCCTTGCAGCAGCACATTTTGGAGTATTCTTTGCAAAAGTGCTATTACTACTTTTCTTCTTCATTTGGGTCAGATGGTCAATTCCAAGATTCCGTTATGACCAGCTGATGAATTTAGGTTGGAAAGTATTGCTACCACTTGCATTGTTGAATGTATTAGTAACAGCACTTGGAGTAATTTTTCTTAAATAA